Proteins co-encoded in one Ciconia boyciana chromosome 14, ASM3463844v1, whole genome shotgun sequence genomic window:
- the FNDC11 gene encoding fibronectin type III domain-containing protein 11 — translation MAVILNEFETSLESTAHCEEQDSASWERYLERRSLVLQFLHSNLSLHHLQHHQNKVELLKKCYFYLEIEPKHVNVRDQNHVMHRTDILQLIDPYQFQRMKKVGKNQTEIQLTLLTELLEQLERGREELSCYVETCDMITFLSRWDLIMQRLSKLSEFMETLLSLQVPGKLYIKHRLVSHADLRGTRLPNIRLSLSTKMPLIFDRKESFAHKNWAKLKWFTESQESHLEQCELRFTLLTNGSQTEVGYGRTQEVTSNTYIVQNLQPGSSYEFTIRRSDTHTLVFKKWHDSIILKTKTNAVEDTDSNACAPKG, via the coding sequence ATGGCTGTGATTTTGAATGAGTTTGAAACCAGTTTGGAGAGTACTGCGCACTGTGAAGAACAAGACAGTGCCAGCTGGGAGAGGTACTTGGAAAGGAGAAGCCTTGTTCTGCAGTTCCTGCACTCCAACCTGAGcctccaccacctccagcaccaCCAGAACAAAGTTGAGCTGCTGAAGAAGTGTTACTTTTACTTGGAGATTGAGCCCAAACACGTGAACGTGAGAGACCAGAACCACGTGATGCATCGCACTGACATCTTGCAACTAATAGACCCCTACCAATTCCAGAGGATGAAGAAGGTGGGAAAAAACCAGACTGAAATCCAGCTGACGCTTTTAACTGAGCTGTTAGAACAGCTGGAACGAGGTCGGGAGGAGCTGAGCTGTTACGTAGAGACCTGTGACATGATAACTTTCCTCTCCCGATGGGACTTGATAATGCAGAGGCTGTCCAAGCTCTCCGAGTTCATGGAAACTCTCCTTTCCTTGCAAGTGCCAGGAAAGCTCTATATCAAGCACCGTTTGGTGTCACATGCAGATCTTAGAGGCACTAGGCTCCCCAACATTAGGCTTTCTCTCAGTACAAAGATGCCACTGATTTTTGATCGAAAAGAATCATTTGCACACAAGAACTGGGCCAAGCTCAAGTGGTTTACCGAAAGTCAAGAGTCACACCTCGAACAATGTGAACTGCGCTTCACGTTACTGACAAACGGGAGTCAGACAGAAGTGGGATATGGTAGGACTCAGGAAGTCACCTCCAACACATACATAGTCCAGAACCTGCAGCCTGGCAGTTCGTACGAATTCACCATCAGAAGATCAGACACTCACAcacttgtctttaaaaaatggcaCGACAGCATTATATTGAAGACAAAAACTAACGCTGTTGAAGACACGGACAGCAACGCTTGTGCACCAAAAGGATGA